In Aliarcobacter faecis, a genomic segment contains:
- a CDS encoding NAD(P)H-dependent oxidoreductase — MKKILVNLVHPNFEKSVVNKKLFNAINTLENVTINNLYSKFKDFEINSKEEQELLLKHDVIVFQFPMYWFSSPSLLKEYFDIVLEHNFAYGNNYNLENKSFAIAVSCGGDEKAFCESGKDKKTVEEFLFPFFGTANYIKMDYKKPFITYGTEKKLSEETLNTFAKKYIEYIKELS; from the coding sequence ATGAAGAAAATATTAGTAAATTTAGTTCACCCAAATTTTGAGAAATCAGTTGTAAATAAAAAACTTTTCAATGCAATTAATACACTTGAAAATGTAACAATAAATAATTTGTACTCAAAATTCAAAGATTTTGAAATAAATTCAAAAGAAGAACAAGAACTATTATTAAAGCATGATGTTATAGTTTTCCAATTCCCAATGTACTGGTTTAGTTCACCTTCTCTTTTAAAAGAGTATTTTGATATTGTACTTGAACATAATTTTGCATATGGAAATAATTATAATTTAGAAAATAAGTCTTTTGCTATTGCTGTTAGTTGTGGAGGAGATGAAAAAGCATTTTGTGAATCAGGTAAAGACAAAAAAACTGTTGAAGAGTTTCTTTTTCCATTTTTTGGTACTGCAAACTATATAAAAATGGATTATAAAAAACCTTTTATTACTTATGGAACAGAAAAAAAATTGAGTGAAGAGACATTAAATACTTTTGCAAAAAAATATATTGAATACATAAAAGAGTTATCTTAG
- a CDS encoding sulfite reductase, with protein sequence MSYNLNMEKIKSDKSSSDIIADIFYYCVTGERVTKEDLERFKWYGIYANDSEQTFFNLKIPLNLGELNLNQLKTISNILNEFDIEELNFKEGQKLELKNLKLFSLPKIFNLLKEQDLSSFFESGHSIKKVITCPVNGLDKTQIFDVEELANKLNKTFVGNKNFFNLPNSLQFAISGYREGCDAGFTPDVSFNASKNVKDKIVFDVKILDTYIGNITSSQIIPTARAIANIYKDFGPREEQESTNFESFIKNLELINFNNILSSMLDFKIQDPCFINTRIEPKKPRMGINESVKSGYSFIGFKSKSAKISKKDLEKLITSLEEFGATKLKITHKSNIIVLDVPTQNNENLISKLKDIELTF encoded by the coding sequence ATGTCTTACAACTTAAATATGGAAAAAATAAAAAGTGATAAATCAAGCAGTGATATTATTGCTGATATTTTTTACTATTGTGTTACAGGTGAAAGAGTAACAAAAGAAGATTTAGAGCGATTTAAATGGTATGGAATTTATGCAAATGATAGTGAACAAACATTTTTTAACTTAAAAATTCCATTAAATTTAGGTGAACTAAATTTAAATCAATTAAAAACTATATCAAATATCTTAAACGAATTTGATATAGAAGAGTTAAACTTTAAAGAGGGTCAAAAGTTAGAGCTTAAAAATTTAAAGCTTTTTTCTCTTCCAAAAATATTTAATCTTTTAAAAGAGCAAGATTTATCAAGCTTTTTTGAATCAGGACATAGTATAAAGAAAGTTATAACTTGCCCTGTAAATGGTCTTGATAAAACTCAAATCTTTGATGTTGAAGAGTTAGCAAATAAATTAAATAAAACTTTTGTTGGAAATAAAAACTTCTTTAATCTACCAAACTCTTTACAGTTTGCAATAAGTGGTTACCGTGAGGGTTGTGATGCAGGATTTACTCCTGATGTTAGTTTTAATGCCTCTAAAAATGTAAAAGATAAAATAGTATTTGATGTAAAAATCTTAGATACTTACATTGGAAATATAACAAGCTCTCAAATTATCCCAACAGCTAGAGCTATTGCAAATATTTATAAAGATTTTGGTCCAAGAGAAGAACAAGAATCTACTAATTTTGAAAGCTTTATAAAAAATTTAGAATTAATAAATTTTAACAATATTTTATCATCTATGCTAGATTTTAAAATTCAAGACCCTTGTTTTATAAATACAAGAATAGAGCCAAAAAAACCAAGAATGGGAATAAATGAGAGTGTAAAAAGTGGTTACTCTTTTATAGGATTTAAATCAAAAAGTGCAAAAATCTCAAAAAAAGATTTAGAAAAACTAATTACAAGTTTAGAAGAGTTTGGTGCAACAAAACTAAAAATAACTCATAAATCGAATATTATAGTTTTAGATGTTCCTACACAAAATAACGAAAATTTAATCTCTAAGTTAAAAGATATAGAATTAACTTTTTAA
- a CDS encoding LysR family transcriptional regulator, whose protein sequence is MDLNLLKVFVSVANHKSISIASNELKCTQSNVTSRVKQLEKILGLELFHRVPKGVILTSNGDKFYPQALEIIHKMESSIASLCEDTILSSLKIGSTDCNAVVRISPFLLKLHKDFPNTQLELFTGTTKDIMQLILDYKVDIAFVSGEPTNDSLMVLKKFEEEIAILEPQEKNTPNVTLTFKDGCVYDEFLKSYYKQKNIYVEKSLSFGNLETILSCIKVGMGKTLLPISIVKKMGYDKDIKITILPKTEANIPTCLICRKDNIPKISDYLKKMEL, encoded by the coding sequence ATGGATTTAAATTTATTAAAAGTTTTTGTAAGTGTTGCAAACCATAAAAGTATCTCTATTGCATCAAATGAACTAAAATGTACACAATCAAATGTAACTTCAAGAGTAAAACAGCTTGAAAAAATCTTAGGATTAGAACTTTTTCATAGAGTTCCAAAAGGGGTAATTTTAACTTCAAATGGAGATAAATTTTACCCACAAGCTTTGGAGATAATTCATAAAATGGAAAGCTCAATAGCTAGTTTATGTGAAGATACCATATTAAGTTCTTTAAAGATTGGCTCAACTGATTGTAATGCAGTTGTAAGAATCTCCCCTTTTTTACTAAAACTTCACAAAGATTTTCCAAATACACAACTTGAACTTTTTACAGGAACTACAAAAGATATTATGCAATTAATCTTAGATTATAAAGTTGATATTGCCTTTGTTAGTGGTGAGCCCACAAATGATAGTTTAATGGTTTTAAAAAAATTTGAAGAAGAAATTGCTATTTTGGAACCTCAAGAGAAAAATACTCCAAATGTAACTTTGACCTTTAAAGATGGTTGTGTATATGATGAGTTTTTAAAAAGTTATTATAAACAAAAAAATATCTATGTTGAAAAAAGCTTATCTTTTGGTAATTTAGAGACAATTTTATCTTGTATAAAAGTTGGAATGGGAAAAACTTTACTTCCTATAAGTATAGTAAAGAAAATGGGATATGATAAAGATATAAAAATTACTATTTTGCCAAAAACTGAAGCAAATATACCAACTTGCCTAATTTGTAGAAAAGATAATATTCCAAAGATTAGTGATTATTTAAAGAAAATGGAACTATAA
- a CDS encoding YbfB/YjiJ family MFS transporter yields the protein MLKLFDRNNNIAILIAGIFSIIIGLGVARFAFTGLIPAMLDDYLSIKFVGILASLNFAGYLSGSLFSIFIKDINVKVYLYRFGVVLAILTTFVLSYSDNNTLWMISRVLAGFAGAMCLIVGTAIVMQKLTIKSKTKAMGIHFSGIGFSILTTDLIARFILSLNYTWRDSWSVLAIFAIILSFYSVYILSFDKEVKQKAVKTKFDFSIFTPFVIVLIMAYFAEGVGFVVQATFLPDIINNLKGLEGYGSITWTLVGVAGIPSCIIWMLLAHRFGSSNIIIIALLLQAVGILIPVFSTNVYLNLLSGVLYGGTFIGLVALFMNLGGQLSKGNPVVLMGALTTSYGIGQVIAPLYSVYFIEKYGSYDYALILTAIIVVGGAILLLMAKKFEPKDID from the coding sequence ATGTTAAAACTTTTTGATAGGAATAATAATATAGCAATTTTAATAGCAGGTATTTTTTCTATAATTATTGGTTTAGGAGTTGCTAGATTTGCTTTTACTGGGCTAATTCCTGCTATGTTGGATGATTATTTAAGTATAAAATTTGTAGGAATTTTAGCATCATTAAATTTTGCTGGATATTTAAGTGGATCACTATTTTCAATATTTATTAAAGATATAAATGTAAAAGTTTATTTGTATAGATTTGGAGTTGTTTTAGCAATTCTTACAACATTTGTTTTATCATATAGTGATAATAACACACTTTGGATGATATCAAGGGTATTAGCTGGTTTTGCAGGAGCTATGTGTTTGATTGTTGGGACAGCAATTGTTATGCAGAAATTAACTATTAAAAGTAAAACAAAAGCTATGGGGATTCATTTTAGTGGGATTGGATTTTCAATTTTAACAACAGATTTAATTGCAAGATTTATTTTGAGTTTAAATTATACTTGGAGAGATTCTTGGAGTGTTTTAGCAATATTTGCAATAATTTTATCATTTTATAGTGTTTACATTTTATCTTTTGATAAAGAGGTTAAGCAAAAAGCAGTTAAAACAAAATTTGATTTCTCTATTTTTACTCCTTTTGTAATAGTTTTGATTATGGCATATTTCGCTGAAGGTGTCGGATTTGTCGTACAAGCTACATTTTTACCTGATATTATAAATAATCTTAAAGGGTTAGAAGGGTATGGGAGTATTACTTGGACACTTGTTGGGGTTGCTGGAATACCATCTTGTATTATTTGGATGCTATTAGCACATAGATTTGGAAGTTCAAATATAATTATAATTGCTTTATTACTACAAGCAGTTGGTATTTTGATACCAGTTTTTTCTACAAATGTTTACCTAAATCTTTTAAGTGGAGTTTTATATGGAGGAACATTTATAGGGCTTGTTGCACTTTTTATGAATCTTGGAGGACAATTATCAAAAGGAAATCCAGTAGTTTTAATGGGTGCTTTAACAACTTCTTATGGAATAGGGCAGGTAATTGCACCATTATATAGTGTATATTTTATTGAAAAATATGGAAGTTATGATTATGCACTTATTTTAACAGCTATTATTGTAGTTGGTGGAGCTATTTTACTATTAATGGCAAAGAAATTTGAGCCAAAAGATATAGATTAA
- a CDS encoding winged helix-turn-helix transcriptional regulator: MKEKESKNITETPFGYTLSLISGKWKMIILYLLSEHEVIRYNELQRKIGGITYKMLSSQLKELESDELINRKEYPMIPPKVEYSLTNRGKSLIPILDGMCRWGSKERPELLCIV; encoded by the coding sequence ATGAAAGAAAAAGAATCTAAGAATATAACTGAGACACCATTTGGCTATACTTTATCTTTAATTTCAGGGAAATGGAAGATGATAATTTTATATCTATTATCAGAACATGAAGTTATTAGGTATAACGAATTGCAAAGAAAAATAGGTGGTATTACTTATAAAATGCTTAGTTCTCAGCTAAAAGAATTAGAATCAGATGAATTGATTAATAGAAAAGAGTATCCAATGATACCACCAAAAGTTGAATATAGTTTAACAAATCGTGGCAAATCACTTATTCCTATTTTAGATGGAATGTGTCGTTGGGGTTCAAAAGAGAGACCTGAACTACTTTGTATTGTATAA